A stretch of Pseudomonas sp. 7SR1 DNA encodes these proteins:
- the mazG gene encoding nucleoside triphosphate pyrophosphohydrolase: MYSLEDLLHLMNRLRDPQYGCPWDIKQTYATIVPHTLEEAYEVADAIERGDFDHLQGELGDLLFQVVYYSQLAREENRFEFAGVVDSITRKLIRRHPHVFPTGDLYAPLDVPRLSEEQVKHRWEQIKAEERAEKACAPEQLSLLDDVPAALPALSRSAKLQKRAGQVGFDWPGPLPVLDKVREELDEVLQAMADNDPQAIGEEVGDLLFSVVNLARHLKVDPETALRGANGKFERRFRFIEQALRDTHRPMEDCTLEELDALWGEAKRQEKNLPSCG; the protein is encoded by the coding sequence ATGTACAGCCTCGAAGACCTGCTCCACTTGATGAACCGTCTGCGGGACCCCCAGTACGGTTGCCCGTGGGACATCAAGCAAACCTACGCGACCATCGTTCCCCATACCTTGGAAGAAGCCTACGAAGTCGCCGATGCCATCGAGCGCGGCGACTTCGATCACCTGCAAGGCGAATTGGGCGATCTGTTGTTCCAGGTGGTGTATTACAGCCAGCTGGCCCGGGAAGAAAACCGCTTTGAATTCGCCGGTGTGGTCGACAGCATCACCCGCAAGCTGATCCGGCGCCATCCTCACGTATTTCCCACCGGCGATCTCTACGCGCCGCTGGATGTACCGCGCCTGAGCGAGGAGCAGGTCAAGCATCGCTGGGAGCAGATCAAGGCTGAGGAGCGGGCTGAAAAGGCCTGCGCTCCGGAGCAGTTGTCACTGCTCGACGATGTGCCAGCGGCCCTGCCGGCGTTATCCCGGTCGGCGAAGCTGCAGAAACGGGCGGGCCAGGTCGGTTTCGACTGGCCGGGTCCACTGCCGGTGCTGGACAAGGTTCGCGAGGAGCTGGACGAAGTGCTGCAAGCCATGGCCGACAATGACCCACAAGCCATTGGCGAGGAGGTCGGCGACCTGCTGTTCAGCGTGGTGAACCTGGCCCGTCATCTCAAGGTCGATCCGGAAACCGCACTGCGCGGCGCCAATGGGAAATTCGAGCGGCGTTTTCGATTTATCGAACAGGCATTGCGCGACACCCACCGTCCCATGGAAGATTGCACCCTAGAAGAATTGGACGCCTTGTGGGGCGAAGCCAAACGTCAGGAAAAGAATTTGCCCAGCTGCGGCTGA
- a CDS encoding DUF2058 domain-containing protein: MSLSLRDQLLKAGLVNQKQVKQVGKEKQKQQRLAHKGQIELDDSQQRAAQEAMAEKARRDQELNRQQQEKAEQKARAAQIKQLIEVSRLPKLTTDDYYNFVDDKKVKRISVNTLMRNKLSSGSLAIVHHAGGYEVIPREAALKIQERDPKRIVQLNTQTEEVDADDPYAAYQIPDDLMW, translated from the coding sequence ATGAGCCTTTCCCTTCGCGACCAGTTGCTCAAAGCAGGGCTGGTCAACCAAAAGCAGGTCAAGCAGGTCGGCAAAGAGAAGCAGAAGCAGCAGCGCCTGGCCCACAAGGGCCAGATCGAACTGGACGACTCCCAGCAGCGCGCGGCCCAGGAGGCCATGGCGGAGAAGGCGCGGCGTGACCAGGAGCTCAATCGCCAGCAACAGGAAAAGGCCGAGCAGAAGGCCCGTGCCGCCCAGATCAAGCAGTTGATCGAAGTCTCGCGCCTGCCGAAGCTGACCACCGATGATTACTACAACTTTGTCGACGACAAGAAGGTCAAGCGTATCTCGGTCAACACCCTGATGCGTAACAAGCTGAGCAGCGGCTCGCTGGCGATCGTCCATCATGCCGGCGGTTATGAAGTGATCCCCCGCGAAGCGGCGTTGAAAATCCAGGAGCGAGATCCCAAGCGTATTGTGCAGCTCAATACCCAGACCGAAGAAGTGGATGCCGACGATCCGTACGCGGCGTATCAGATTCCGGATGATTTGATGTGGTGA